A single Brassica rapa cultivar Chiifu-401-42 chromosome A04, CAAS_Brap_v3.01, whole genome shotgun sequence DNA region contains:
- the LOC103865229 gene encoding small ubiquitin-related modifier 5 codes for MVSSSTTISASTASKSRSLTPQRKITLKVKTQQDGREDVYKIGYNAHMKKLMDACCTKRNFEKDTVRFIFGRKELKPRQTPAQLMMEEGDIIDLVTEQGGG; via the exons ATGGTGAGTTCCTCAACGACGATCTCTGCTTCTACTGCATCAAAGTCTCGATCTCTTACTCCCCAAAGGAAGATTACCCTCAAGGTCAAGACCCAACAG GATGGAAGAGAGGATGTTTATAAGATTGGTTATAATGCACATATGAAGAAACTGATGGATGCATGCTGCACCAAGAGAAACTTTGAGAAAGACACTGTCAGATTCATCTTCGGTCGTAAAGAGCTCAAGCCACGACAAACTCCTGCTCAG CTGATGATGGAAGAAGGAGATATCATTGATCTTGTCACCGAACAAGGTGGTGGCTAA
- the LOC103865228 gene encoding UV radiation resistance-associated gene protein isoform X2, which produces MERETEPSSSTKLRRGDREEEDVKVIEWEEFDNELTRLWSLSSALKLATEKKLTLQPKLESLIQVSAESLRRTNELEEMRQRLEAKKLMVDKTSVTCKVTEQDVKKKEDDLSAEVRSLLVGGTTLSIAKTKLQESNCQLEGESGYSHLKTVTNKLRKRQQYMVSQVSFIYPLKIEAGPSQDQELESFPGGSRLGTKPVSQGSVRILGLPFSMAPFTKMSFFTDKKEVQKSATALGYVAHAVSLLAPYLGVPIRYPLRLGGSKTYIRDYAPYIEPSASDMSPVSTLSENAKFVEFPLFLDGQDTTRAAYAVFLLNKNIEQLLNFVGESSLGPRQVLANLKELIRIIQSPDFIYS; this is translated from the exons ATGGAAAGAGAAACGGAGCCAAGCTCTTCGACAAAGCTGAGAAGAGGCgatcgagaagaagaagatgtgaaggTTATCGAGTGGGAAGAATTCGACAATGAGCTCACTCGGTTATGGAGTCTTTCCTCTGCTCTGAAGTTAGCCACAGAGAAGAAGCTAACCTTACAGCCAAAACTCGAGTCTCTCATTCAG GTTAGTGCTGAATCATTGAGACGTACTAATGAGCTTGAAGAGATGCGTCAGAGGCTggaagcaaagaaattgatggTTGACAAGACGTCAGTTACTTGCAAAGTTACTGAGCAGGATGTTAAAAAGAAAGAGGATGATCTCAGTGCAGAGGTTAGGTCTTTGCTTGTAGGCGGCACAACCCTTTCCATCGCTAAAACCAAATTGCAG GAGTCAAACTGCCAACTAGAAGGAGAGAGTGGTTATTCTCATCTAAAGACTGTAACGAATAAGCTTAGGAAGAGGCAGCAGTATATGGTATCTCAAGTTTCATTTATCTACCCTTTGAAGATCGAGGCTGGACCTTCTCAAGACCAAGAACTGGAATCATTTCCAGGTGGCAGTAGATTAG GGACTAAGCCTGTGAGTCAAGGATCCGTGAGAATTTTGGGGTTGCCTTTTAGTATGGCCCCATTTACAAAGATGAGCTTCTTCACTGACAAGAAAGAAGTTCAAAAGTCGGCAACTGCCCTAGGCTATGTTGCTCAT GCCGTGTCTCTGTTAGCTCCTTACTTGGGAGTGCCTATTCGTTATCCTTTGCGCCTAGGTGGTTCCAAAACATATATTCGGGACTATGCGCCTTACATTGAGCCTTCAGCCTCTGATATGTCTCCAGTTTCCACACTTTCCGAAAATGCTAAATTTGTAGAGTTCCCTCTGTTTCTGGATGGTCAAGATACAACTCGAGCTGCTTATGCTGTCTTCTTATTAAACAAG AACATCGAGCAACTCTTGAACTTTGTTGGAGAAAGTAGTCTAGGACCACGTCAGGTTCTAGCTAACCTCAAGGAGCTGATCAGGATCATCCAGTCGCCAGATTTTATATAttcttga
- the LOC103865228 gene encoding UV radiation resistance-associated gene protein isoform X1 codes for MERETEPSSSTKLRRGDREEEDVKVIEWEEFDNELTRLWSLSSALKLATEKKLTLQPKLESLIQVSAESLRRTNELEEMRQRLEAKKLMVDKTSVTCKVTEQDVKKKEDDLSAEVRSLLVGGTTLSIAKTKLQESNCQLEGESGYSHLKTVTNKLRKRQQYMVSQVSFIYPLKIEAGPSQDQELESFPGGSRLVGTKPVSQGSVRILGLPFSMAPFTKMSFFTDKKEVQKSATALGYVAHAVSLLAPYLGVPIRYPLRLGGSKTYIRDYAPYIEPSASDMSPVSTLSENAKFVEFPLFLDGQDTTRAAYAVFLLNKNIEQLLNFVGESSLGPRQVLANLKELIRIIQSPDFIYS; via the exons ATGGAAAGAGAAACGGAGCCAAGCTCTTCGACAAAGCTGAGAAGAGGCgatcgagaagaagaagatgtgaaggTTATCGAGTGGGAAGAATTCGACAATGAGCTCACTCGGTTATGGAGTCTTTCCTCTGCTCTGAAGTTAGCCACAGAGAAGAAGCTAACCTTACAGCCAAAACTCGAGTCTCTCATTCAG GTTAGTGCTGAATCATTGAGACGTACTAATGAGCTTGAAGAGATGCGTCAGAGGCTggaagcaaagaaattgatggTTGACAAGACGTCAGTTACTTGCAAAGTTACTGAGCAGGATGTTAAAAAGAAAGAGGATGATCTCAGTGCAGAGGTTAGGTCTTTGCTTGTAGGCGGCACAACCCTTTCCATCGCTAAAACCAAATTGCAG GAGTCAAACTGCCAACTAGAAGGAGAGAGTGGTTATTCTCATCTAAAGACTGTAACGAATAAGCTTAGGAAGAGGCAGCAGTATATGGTATCTCAAGTTTCATTTATCTACCCTTTGAAGATCGAGGCTGGACCTTCTCAAGACCAAGAACTGGAATCATTTCCAGGTGGCAGTAGATTAG TAGGGACTAAGCCTGTGAGTCAAGGATCCGTGAGAATTTTGGGGTTGCCTTTTAGTATGGCCCCATTTACAAAGATGAGCTTCTTCACTGACAAGAAAGAAGTTCAAAAGTCGGCAACTGCCCTAGGCTATGTTGCTCAT GCCGTGTCTCTGTTAGCTCCTTACTTGGGAGTGCCTATTCGTTATCCTTTGCGCCTAGGTGGTTCCAAAACATATATTCGGGACTATGCGCCTTACATTGAGCCTTCAGCCTCTGATATGTCTCCAGTTTCCACACTTTCCGAAAATGCTAAATTTGTAGAGTTCCCTCTGTTTCTGGATGGTCAAGATACAACTCGAGCTGCTTATGCTGTCTTCTTATTAAACAAG AACATCGAGCAACTCTTGAACTTTGTTGGAGAAAGTAGTCTAGGACCACGTCAGGTTCTAGCTAACCTCAAGGAGCTGATCAGGATCATCCAGTCGCCAGATTTTATATAttcttga
- the LOC108871645 gene encoding uncharacterized protein LOC108871645, giving the protein MATLKTISVLYLVLSIILVFEGIAISTEDVSSQENSSENVISYDAMRANHAWGCSPKYPQFCNKTQANPYTNPKV; this is encoded by the coding sequence ATGGCGACGTTGAAGACGATCTCGGTTTTGTATCTCGTTCTATCAATTATTCTAGTTTTCGAGGGGATTGCGATAAGCACGGAGGATGTTTCATCCCAAGAAAATAGCTCGGAGAATGTTATAAGCTATGATGCTATGCGTGCGAATCATGCATGGGGATGCTCTCCCAAGTACCCTCAGTTTTGTAATAAAACTCAGGCAAATCCATATACGAATCCGAAAGTTTGA